From a single Lolium rigidum isolate FL_2022 chromosome 7, APGP_CSIRO_Lrig_0.1, whole genome shotgun sequence genomic region:
- the LOC124674884 gene encoding galactinol synthase 2-like isoform X1 — protein MAPMAVKGVAAKKAQAKGAYVTFLAGSGDYWKGVVGLAKGLRAVKSVYPLVVAVLPDVPEDHRRTLVDQGCVVREIEPVYPPESQTQFAMAYYVINYSKLRIWEFVEYEKMVYLDADIQVFDNIDYLFDLEAGSFYAVKDCFCEKTWSHTPQYKIGYCQQCPDRVAWPEHDLGVPPPPLYFNAGMFVHEPSLATAKALLKKLVVTDPTPFAEQDFLNMFFRDVYKPISNVHNLVLAMLWRHPENVELGKVKAVHYCAAVIYVFVQSAMIFSLSVLQFYDYDHCFHCAYVQGSKPWRFTGKEANMDREDIKMLVKKWWNIYDDESLNFKGDVAGEVTVTDPLGAALSEALAVKYFPAPSAA, from the exons ATGGCTCCGATGGCGGTCAAGGGTGTTGCGGCGAAGAAGGCGCAGGCTAAGGGAGCGTACGTGACGTTCCTTGCCGGCTCCGGCGACTACTGGAAGGGCGTGGTCGGCCTTGCCAAGGGCCTCCGTGCCGTCAAGTCGGTGTACCCgctggtggtggccgtgctccCCGACGTCCCAGAGGATCACCGCCGCACGCTGGTCGACCAGGGCTGCGTCGTCCGCGAGATCGAGCCCGTGTACCCGCCAGAGAGCCAGACCCAATTCGCCATGGCCTACTACGTGATCAACTACTCCAAGCTCCGCATCTGGGAG TTTGTTGAGTATGAGAAGATGGTGTACCTGGACGCCGACATCCAGGTGTTCGACAACATCGACTACCTCTTCGACCTGGAGGCCGGCAGCTTCTACGCCGTCAAGGACTGCTTCTGCGAGAAGACATGGAGCCACACGCCGCAGTACAAGATCGGCTACTGCCAGCAGTGCCCCGACAGGGTTGCCTGGCCGGAGCACGACCTCGGagtgccaccgccgccgctctaCTTCAACGCCGGCATGTTCGTGCACGAGCCCAGCCTCGCCACCGCCAAGGCCCTCCTTAAGAAACTCGTCGTCACCGATCCGACCCCCTTTGCTGAGCAGGACTTCCTGAACATGTTCTTCAGGGACGTGTACAAGCCCATCTCGAACGTGCATAACCTGGTGCTGGCCATGCTGTGGAGGCACCCCGAGAACGTCGAGCTCGGGAAGGTCAAGGCCGTGCACTACTGCGCTGCGGTAATTTACGTCTTCGTACAATCCGCCATGATTTTTTCTCTGTCGGTTCTTCAGTTTTATGATTATGATCATTGTTTCCACTGTGCGTACGTGCAGGGCTCGAAGCCATGGAGGTTCACGGGCAAGGAGGCGAACATGGACCGTGAAGACATCAAGATGCTGGTGAAGAAGTGGTGGAACATCTACGACGACGAGAGCCTAAACTTCAAGGGAGACGTCGCCGGCGAGGTCACCGTCACCGACCCGCTTGGTGCGGCTCTGTCCGAGGCCCTCGCCGTCAAGTACTTCCCAGCGCCCTCAGCCGCATAG
- the LOC124674883 gene encoding pentatricopeptide repeat-containing protein At1g13040, mitochondrial-like — translation MFLARRPSGLSNISRLCILHTVSWILSSRRSRFSAGSDNATANPVGRLSELFRPVRMEISGVILRALECGTCSGSVELERLDVELDPFVINLVVRGLSDSETAVRFYRWAESRPGFDHSQFAIAYIVSLLFMDGNFAMLSEFMGTVRSQGVALHRSLYRILLSGYVRAGKFDLVIETFDEMVMSGCREFGVDYNRYIGVLIKNCCFDLVEKYYGMALEKGFCLTPFTYSRWISALCQSNRIELVQELLADMDRFGCSPDIWACNIYIDCLCKQNRLHDALHMLEKMRGKGTSPDIVTYTTVVACLCNNKKFADAVGLWEEMVKRGLKPDVVACGSLIFGLCKNSKVEEAFELASRMLSLNIDLSVSIYNALISGFWRAGDIDKAYNLISFMRTNGCEPDVVTYNILLNHYCTVGMIQKAEKLITKMETSGVNPDRYSYNQLLKGLCKTHQLDKAFAFVSDHMEVGGFCDVVSCNILIDAFCKAKKVKSALELFKEMGYKGMQADAVTYGTLINGLFSVGYHNLAEELFEQMLKAQIDPNVNLYNIMLHHLCKVGYLKRAQKIFAHMIQKEVLPDTVTYNTLIYWLGKRSRAIEALDLFKGMKTRGVEPDSLTFKYLINGLLDEGKSTLAYEVWEYMMENGIILDREVSERLITVLKSKNK, via the coding sequence ATGTTCTTGGCCAGACGACCATCTGGGTTGTCTAACATCAGCAGGCTCTGCATCCTCCACACCGTTTCCTGGATACTTTCGTCGAGGCGGTCGCGATTCAGCGCCGGCAGCGACAATGCGACCGCGAATCCAGTCGGCCGGCTGTCGGAGCTTTTCCGGCCGGTCCGGATGGAGATCAGCGGCGTCATCTTGCGGGCACTGGAATGCGGTACGTGTTCGGGGTCGGTGGAGCTGGAGAGGCTCGACGTCGAGCTGGACCCCTTTGTCATCAACCTGGTGGTCCGGGGCCTGTCAGACTCGGAGACAGCGGTGCGGTTTTACCGGTGGGCGGAGTCACGCCCGGGGTTCGATCATAGCCAGTTCGCGATAGCGTACATTGTGAGCTTGCTGTTTATGGATGGCAATTTTGCTATGCTGTCGGAGTTCATGGGGACagtgaggagccagggggtggcgttGCATCGGTCCCTGTATCGGATCCTTTTGTCGGGCTATGTCCGAGCTGGCAAGTTCGACTTGGTCATTGAGACATTTGATGAGATGGTCATGTCGGGTTGCCGTGAGTTTGGTGTCGATTACAATAGGTACATAGGTGTTCTAATTAAGAATTGTTGTTTTGATTTGGTGGAGAAATACTATGGCATGGCGCTCGAGAAGGGTTTTTGCCTGACTCCGTTCACTTACTCGAGGTGGATCTCTGCATTGTGTCAGTCAAACAGGATTGAGCTTGTACAGGAGCTTCTGGCTGACATGGACAGATTTGGGTGCTCTCCAGATATTTGGGCTTGTAATATATACATCGATTGTTTGTGTAAACAGAACAGGTTACATGATGCACTGCATATGCTAGAGAAGATGCGGGGGAAAGGAACCAGCCCAGATATTGTGACTTACACAACAGTTGTTGCCTGTTTATGTAACAATAAGAAGTTTGCAGACGCAGTTGGACTTTGGGAAGAAATGGTGAAGAGGGGCCTTAAACCTGATGTTGTAGCATGTGGTTCACTGATCTTTGGGCTGTGCAAGAATAGCAAGGTAGAAGAGGCTTTTGAACTAGCATCGAGGATGTTAAGTCTGAACATAGATCTGAGTGTCTCAATATACAACGCCCTAATAAGTGGCTTCTGGAGAGCTGGGGACATTGATAAAGCCTACAACCTCATATCCTTCATGCGGACAAATGGATGTGAACCAGATGTTGTTACATATAATATCCTTCTGAATCATTACTGCACTGTAGGTATGATTCAGAAAGCTGAAAAATTGATAACAAAGATGGAAACAAGCGGTGTAAATCCTGACCGGTACAGTTATAATCAGTTGTTAAAAGGACTCTGCAAGACTCATCAACTGgataaggcatttgcttttgtttCCGATCATATGGAAGTTGGTGGCTTCTGTGATGTTGTATCCTGTAATATACTGATTGATGCATTTTGCAAGGCCAAAAAGGTGAAATCTGCATTAGAGCTGTTCAAGGAAATGGGTTATAAGGGAATGCAAGCTGATGCTGTGACATATGGAACTCTTATCAATGGTCTTTTCAGTGTAGGATACCACAATCTAGCTGAAGAACTTTTTGAGCAGATGCTGAAGGCTCAGATTGACCCTAATGTTAATCTGTACAATATTATGCTTCATCACCTGTGCAAGGTTGGTTATCTAAAACGTGCTCAGAAAATATTCGCACATATGATTCAGAAGGAAGTCTTACCTGACACTGTTACTTATAACACACTCATATACTGGCTTGGAAAAAGGTCAAGAGCAATTGAAGCCCTTGATCTGTTCAAGGGTATGAAGACAAGGGGGGTAGAGCCAGATAGCTTGACATTTAAGTATTTGATAAACGGTCTCCTGGACGAGGGGAAATCTACACTAGCTTATGAGGTATGGGAATATATGATGGAGAATGGTATCATTCTTGACAGAGAAGTTTCTGAAAGGTTGATAACTGTGCTTAAATCGAAGAACAAGTAA
- the LOC124674884 gene encoding galactinol synthase 2-like isoform X2 has protein sequence MAPMAVKGVAAKKAQAKGAYVTFLAGSGDYWKGVVGLAKGLRAVKSVYPLVVAVLPDVPEDHRRTLVDQGCVVREIEPVYPPESQTQFAMAYYVINYSKLRIWEFVEYEKMVYLDADIQVFDNIDYLFDLEAGSFYAVKDCFCEKTWSHTPQYKIGYCQQCPDRVAWPEHDLGVPPPPLYFNAGMFVHEPSLATAKALLKKLVVTDPTPFAEQDFLNMFFRDVYKPISNVHNLVLAMLWRHPENVELGKVKAVHYCAAGSKPWRFTGKEANMDREDIKMLVKKWWNIYDDESLNFKGDVAGEVTVTDPLGAALSEALAVKYFPAPSAA, from the exons ATGGCTCCGATGGCGGTCAAGGGTGTTGCGGCGAAGAAGGCGCAGGCTAAGGGAGCGTACGTGACGTTCCTTGCCGGCTCCGGCGACTACTGGAAGGGCGTGGTCGGCCTTGCCAAGGGCCTCCGTGCCGTCAAGTCGGTGTACCCgctggtggtggccgtgctccCCGACGTCCCAGAGGATCACCGCCGCACGCTGGTCGACCAGGGCTGCGTCGTCCGCGAGATCGAGCCCGTGTACCCGCCAGAGAGCCAGACCCAATTCGCCATGGCCTACTACGTGATCAACTACTCCAAGCTCCGCATCTGGGAG TTTGTTGAGTATGAGAAGATGGTGTACCTGGACGCCGACATCCAGGTGTTCGACAACATCGACTACCTCTTCGACCTGGAGGCCGGCAGCTTCTACGCCGTCAAGGACTGCTTCTGCGAGAAGACATGGAGCCACACGCCGCAGTACAAGATCGGCTACTGCCAGCAGTGCCCCGACAGGGTTGCCTGGCCGGAGCACGACCTCGGagtgccaccgccgccgctctaCTTCAACGCCGGCATGTTCGTGCACGAGCCCAGCCTCGCCACCGCCAAGGCCCTCCTTAAGAAACTCGTCGTCACCGATCCGACCCCCTTTGCTGAGCAGGACTTCCTGAACATGTTCTTCAGGGACGTGTACAAGCCCATCTCGAACGTGCATAACCTGGTGCTGGCCATGCTGTGGAGGCACCCCGAGAACGTCGAGCTCGGGAAGGTCAAGGCCGTGCACTACTGCGCTGCG GGCTCGAAGCCATGGAGGTTCACGGGCAAGGAGGCGAACATGGACCGTGAAGACATCAAGATGCTGGTGAAGAAGTGGTGGAACATCTACGACGACGAGAGCCTAAACTTCAAGGGAGACGTCGCCGGCGAGGTCACCGTCACCGACCCGCTTGGTGCGGCTCTGTCCGAGGCCCTCGCCGTCAAGTACTTCCCAGCGCCCTCAGCCGCATAG